The genomic region tatttcccattttgtctttatatgcagatacggttcaagccttgaaatccccagggtaataaagggggggcacattatctacctggcccgggcctctgcctggctctgcaagggcctgctcAGTCCCATATTTTCACATCTTTCCAGAGAAAGGACTGCTTCCCACAGGTCCCTCAGGAGTACAATACATTCCTTTGTCACACTTATTTGAAAGATGGAAGGCCTGTAATTGTGGTGAGGCAGAGTTTGTCTAGAACAGGGCTAGTGAACTTGTGGCCCactagatgttgtgggactcgGTCAGCATGGGCAGTGGTCATGGATAAAGGAAGTTTTTGTTAAGCACCCTTCAGAGAGGCACAagtttcctcatccctggtctAGAATACGTTGACTCCCCTGAGTCATTTCGAGTCTTCTCAGTCAAAATGTGCATCTTGAGCTGTGTACAAAATACTGAGGGCCATATTTCTCAGTAAATAGCCCACATATCAAACTTCTGCCATTCCCCTTTCTCAGCATTGCCAGTGCTCAAGGAATGATACTACTGTATCTGCATTCAAAAGGAAGCTTGATAGCCAGAACTGGGACACCAATGGCCATCTTGGGCCTCACTTTGCAAGGCTAGGATCGAAGGGCGCGTGGCTGTTGCGTTTGTCCCACGCCACCCTCGAACTGCTTTACGATGCTGGGATCTCATCTGAATCATCTGAAATGATTCACCCAGCAAATCATTCATATCAGATCCCAGCCTCACAAAGCGGCACAGGGCTGGCACGATGGCATGAGCAgcatcccccagaaaaaaatgtgCCTGGGGCCATTCCCCACAagcccacacacaaacactacgCCCCTGAATTGTTCGACTACAATCCCATGATCTCCACTGGCAAGTGCCAGGATGGGAAAGTCTTGCTACTGTTCTGAATAAAATGTCTTTGGTCATAGAAATACCTTTAACATGAAGGAGCATAAACTATTAAAAATAACTAAAACTTGAATGTATCTTTtgtgaagactggagaagacTTCCAAGAGAGCtgaaaccaaagaagaagactgaaAAAGGTAACTTGCATATTAAGTAATATTAAGTAACATGCCTCTTAGGAgtaaaaatattttcttgggCTGTTGACCAACTCTAATAATGAATAATATTGTTCAGTATGCCTTATTTTGTGCTATAATTCTAATCAGAAAGGGGTGATTGGTTGTTGGATCATAGAAAAGAGAAAAGtgtactttaaaacacacacaaccaaaacctTAAAATAATTTAGGCCTTTGGTTTTGCAAGGGATTGATCTGGTAATCCTGAAATTTTCAAGCATTTGACAAAGGTTTCCACTGTCAAGTGAgttacagtgttgttgtttttctggatgtgtgtgtgtgtgtgtgtgtgtgtgtgtgtgcttgctagAGTAAAACTTTTCTCACAAATGAAGTTACTCCTGGGATTTCCACAGGagaagttggttcttggtatagTAAATTCTTCCTGATTCCCTGCTTTGCAAACAGGGAGCTTTTCCACATCCCTAATGAGTAAAGTTTGTTATAACCTTGTCTGAAGAGTATAAAGGTAAGAGGATTTTTCTTCAGCAGGTGGAAAACTGAAGAAAGCACAAACTGTAACACCAAAAACTAATGTGGATGTTTTGAAAAAGATAGAGGTACAGTTTACTCTGCTTTACCTTCTTAGGTTTTCTTATTCAGCAGTAGTCACTATTGCTAGTATGTCTCCACTGTGAACAGTGATGTAAAAAGTAGATTAGGCTGTATAAAACTCATTGGGCTGGGGGGAATGACAAACTTATGCATTATTTAGGGCACCTTTGCATAGCTACAAGTTCTTATTTGCCTTAACTGATGGTTGCCTTGAGCAATTTTATGCTATGATATGTGACAGGAtgacaaataaaaaacaaccaactggcatgttcaaatattttattaaaaaaataataattaaagattTGAACACAAACCGTTGGGTTGAAGCCAGCCAATTGAAATCATGGCTACAGTATTTTAagcaccattgatttcagtgggtctaccctaaGTTTGACTAAGCCACTTTCTCTTATCTAATTTGTAAGGTTTCTGTATTTTCCACTGGATGTGCTTTCTCATAGTTCTTTTTTTTCTGACCCTTGAGTAAGGGTCTTTGGAAAGGGATACCACAAATCTGTGTTAAGCATTATTCATTCCCCATTTGGAAAATAAGTAGCAGATgagattaaattaaattacagtTATGTCCAAGAATTATGTCATATCATGCTATTTCTAAAATCCTTTTGAACTCCTTGAGTTCTTTGCTTATTTCACCTATCTGTTCGTTATTTGACAAgcaagatttctttttaaaaaaaacttagctGGAAGTTCAGATGATGTGACAGACATCTTGCTAACCTTCCCCAGGAGCTAGAAAAGAAAGGAGACGAAGAAaagtcagatgaggaggaaaaagataaagaggaagaggaggaggagggagagccaGAGGAATATGAGGAAGAAGAACACGAAGAGGTACTGGTTTTcataacaaataaaattatgtagaCCAAGATGGCGGCAGTAATTATTTTCTTGACATTATACATGATTGGGGGAAGTACAGTAAACCTGGTGTACCTGTGGCTCTTTGAACgttgctgaaccacagctcccatcatttctttgccatttcccatgctgcttggggctgatgggtattGGCGTACAGTAACATCTGAAGGATTGCAGATTCCCTATCGTAAGTAGTATGGCATTTCCATAAGATGTTTCCATTCCTTGCACTTTGTTACAGTTAACGATATGTATTTTCATTGCAGAACCAAATGAAAGAACCATGTCAATCTGTATCTAGTTtactttttaaagctgctttcttCCACTTTCTATATTGTATTGTCAACAggattttgaaaggggggggaatgtttttCTGTCATTTCTGAAAATGCTTTATGGCCATAGTATTAACCacacttacttgaaagtaaattaCATTGAAATCAATTGGCTCCCAAGGAAAATTCATTTAGGAATGGAGGGCATGGGTGCCAAAAGCGACtgaaaaacatttaaattagatatGTTGTGAAGACAAGCATTTATATTTATAATTACCTTGCCTTCAACTACCAGCACATGTTTCACTGGGATCTATATTCATTTGCTGCATGTGTAATATTGATTTCCACCAGTTACATAAGGTTTGATATAAACACAAGGAAGTATTTGTGACTGTACTTCTTGCAAGTAGCAATTTACAGTATCTAATATGATTTCCTTTAGGAGAATGACTATATTGCTTCCTATTTTGAAGATGGAGATGACTATGGAGCAGGCAGTGATGATGACATGGATGAAGCAACTTACTGAAATGCTTTGAGTAGCTGGAAAACACAGCTGGAAAGTCTGAACACGCACTTGTGTTACCTCTAGTTATGAAATTATGTAATTTCAGAGGATTAACAATGATGATTAACTCTCATTTTGCTGCAATATGGGAGTATGTTGACTCAATATTTGAAGCAGGCTGTATTTTCACTTCCAATTGATGGAATGGTAGATCGTGTTGGCAACATGCTAAAGCACTCAGTTGTGTCCTATATACACCATGCTTTGTTTTCCTAAACTAATTTGCAGAAATGTTATGTGCCTGACAACATAACACTGAGCTTGCCTGTGCAGAGTACCATATCACTTTGCATTGCTTATGAAACTATGTTGTAGGGAAGGAAGAGAAACGTATGCACTTAAGTATAAAAATCTatcctttaaataataaaaactgttTACTGAAAACAGGATCTGGTGTAGTAATGTGTAATAAAATACAACTGCAGGTTAGCTTGCTTTCTAATAAAGGGTTGCCCCTTTGCGTCATCACCAGAGCTTTGGATAAATAGTACTTGGTTAAGGCCACCTGAATTATAATATAAAAATGCTTACTCAACTTCCAGTTCAGTTACAGGACAACCAAAACTCAAATTGTTAGTACtgatttattgctgtctgataaAAGTTCACCAACAATGACAGTCTTGCAGTGCTTCCAAGAAACATTCTAGtagtaaattaataataatagtaataataatagtacttcTTATAGCCCTgcttaaaaggttttttttttaaagaagcacaaTTAATTCCATATATCCTACCATCCAGCTTCCAGTAGTGGCCCCTCCCTTTTCCAAATGTCACCCCAGGGACTTCTCCAAAATACAATCTTGTTTTGAAGGGATGGGAGAAACAGCAGTTTTTGCTGGTTGTCTTTTCTAttgtagcttttttaaaaaaacaacaacaacaacgcttaGTGTTGTAATCTTATGTAAACTGCTTGATTGGGTGTGTCTGAAAAACAGTACCGTATATATAAACACCTTAAatcaataatgaaataaaatttggACTAGGAGATCTGCTGCACAAGAAACATGTTGCAGAACAATCCCCTCTTGACACCTCTTATGTGTTGGAGTCTGCTTTTCACAGCAGAACATAGAAATGGGCATGCCAAAACCCTTTGCTGTAGCTAAAGCGGCTTTTTGGATTAGTGTGGAATATTAATAGGGTACATCAATTGATCACTAAAcaggattaaaaatatatttctttatttgtatttttctgGAATTAAGaattcaaaaacaaaatatattcttGCCATAAGGATCTTATAAATTCCAAAACTTTTATAAACAGCTTAATTATGTAAAGAACATTTGCGGCAGTGTTCCTTTTATCCAGGGGTCAAAACATTTCACGTGGTTTCATAGTACAATACACAGATTAAGAGCCAATTTCTCTGTTCAACCATGGATTGTATTTAGAAATCTGGTGACCATATTCtaaatatttttctctttttttaagtagAATTCTTAAAATTTACTACTGTAACCCTAAGTATGTAGGCAGAAGTCCCCCTGAAATAAATGAGGCTTGAACAACTTTAGTATTGAGCTAGATTTGTCAATAGGATCCACTAGAATgcacagtaaaataataataataatgcaataatcCATTTTCTGGAACCTTAGGTTATCTTTATCTGCCCTTGCCAAACCATAGATTCACCACACATGATTACAAAGTACTGTACTCATTTCTGCCACATTGAAAAGAGAAATACATACACCAACAGCACATGTGAAGTGCTTTAAcatacttttttttcttaaagttaCTGCAAGTCCCATACACAGAAAATAAATCAGTGTCTTTAATAAAACAAGCAGGTCCTCATTGTGATATTTCAACAGACCTACTTCATGACTGCACTATTCACTTTTTCACAAAAGAAACAGGTTTAGCATAGTTAAATTGCAGAAATAAGGCACAGATCCTTGAACTATAGCAAAGTCCAAGGTAGTATTTTTGGTACATAATACTATGCTGATTATTATTTTCACTATTTGACAAGATTTTTTCAGATGCTTCAGTTCAAATTATTACCATAAAAATGATTTAGCTGTGGTACACCAACCAGCCTTGCAAGTTTTATCTAAAAAGTGACAGAGAATTTTAATAAACCTATCTAGTTAGGTCTATAAATTCTCCTTTTTATGTTTAGAACTCCTACACTTGGCTGTGCTTGGTATTCCActttaccccccaccccccaaaaaaattcaaaagtggCACACCTGCAACTTTCTTTTCCTGCAGTTTTGCATTCCCTCAGGTCATTTCATTTGAATTCACATGTGAAACTGAGTGCTTAGAGCACTGATCTTCAGTGGGTGGGTCAGGAACCGCTATAGGTTACAGCCTGATCTAAGATGGGTTTCAAAAGTATCACTACCACCACCATACAAatatgtggttttaaaaaaataaattaataagccCCTAAATTTATGCTTGGGTTAAAGGTGGATCCTGGGTCAGAAAAAGTTGAGCCTAGTGGCTtagtgtctttttttaaaagcctgtatAACAGTCGCCTAGGTCACCTAAGATATAGTAGTTCTTCACTAGGTGAAGCAGTCTATCCAGTTGTATGGATCCTGCTATAATGCTCTTGTCTCTTTTTGCTGCCCACATCAACTGTGATCTAGCCAGAGTCATACAGAAAAAAATGGTATTTGTGTGACTAGTTGCAGCAGAATATGAATGGGGATGACCCTATTCCAATAAGTACCCTATTGAAAGCAACATTCCACTGTTTCCCCATTCTAATCCAGGAGGATGATAAGCTCAAGAGATGCTACACCCAACAGCACATCAAAACAGTCCAAACCCAGCAACGCATCCAAGGGGTAAATGCTCCCCCACCTTTGCATGCATATACAGTGCTGGGCTGCATAGTGATAGTGATacttttttcttcatttcttttaaagACAATGAAATTCACAGCTTTCCCATGGGGAACTGAGGAATTTCATGAAGTACATCTCAGTCATTTTCACACATGATTAAGGATAGTAAGGGAGCTTTAAAACACAAAACCAGATGGCTAAGCACCCCTGTTCTTATAaattcattaaaagaaaaaagtggagTAACACATGTAGAAATTCCATAAGCAAGTCACAATAAAACAGAGCAACCACATCCAGGGAAGAATACTAATAATTCAGAATAATGCTTCATGAATCTGATAACATTAACTGTGTAGTCCACAAAATCTTCTGCTATAATAAATTTTTAAGCATTTAGAATGCTATGACTTTGGAATCATTCACACATCATCGCAATCCACAATTAATGGTTGACTGTGAACACACCAATCTTGGCTGCTCCAAAAAACAAACTCTGATCCTTGGCCTTACATACAAAGCAAGGATAGTGGTTGGTTTCACTTCAAACAAACTAcaatttgttcttggcttaccaattgtggtttgtttggtgtGAAACAAACTATGATCCCCACTTGAACATAACACTAAGAATGTTTTAGCATGGCATGTGAGCTGGGCCagtgatttttttcctgcaaCTGATGAAAGTGCCTATGCCTCAGAGATTTTGTTCAAATTTTAAACATTGTATCTTCTCTACAGATAATATACTCTGTTTTGGGAACTCCATAGCACAGTTTTAACATAAGGGCTATTTACCATATTACaaccaaactttaaaaataagttgTAAATAGCATGCTTCTGTGgcttttattgaaaaataaagagTCTATATAATATAGATTTCTGCTGCCATCATTTCACACATGTGAATATTTAACTACAACTATATACTGTCAAGCAACACCTTTACTTGTTCAGCTATAAACcataatgaaggggggggggaagacattCAGAGTTGAACCACAAATTTGGCTCTTAATTTCCCTGCAACCAACATAAAAAATTCCTTGTCCAACATCAAAAAGCACACAAACTCACAAACATTTCCCTGCAGCTAAACTCAAGACACATATTTTTCAGAAGGATCTTTATATATAGGACCTTCGGTAATGTTAAGAGGATGCTGTTCACTACCAGTTtccagaacacacagaaacactgttccAAGAGTTACCAGTATATCTTAGAGTGGCCATCCAGAAAAGCCAAGGGCACAGCACTAAAATTTAATTCTATGAAAGCAATTATACACAAAGCCAACATAATTAACTCCAAATAGTTAGTTTTCTTATGGTCTGTCTTAATACTGTATATGAATACACTCTAGAAAATCTAAAGGAATGAATAGTTAacattagggctgggcaatatattgatatatcatccaaaaccagctggaagtccatatcatgatatctgtttcatagtttttgacctggtatatattgtgaatcatgatgtaTATGTATGTGCTATGCAAAAACTACAAcgtgggaaaaactgtgaagctaGCCGAAACCTCTGCACAGCTCCATCCttttttcagacattgtgatatatcattaTATCGCGATGTTTAgttggtgatatattgtgatgttgaaaaccagatattgcccagccctccTTAACAGACCAAAAAGCTTTCTCATACACAAAAAACTTTCTGAGATTTAGATACTGCCTGAATCACAATCAGCTCATTATTAAGTTCTCTAGCAAGTGTATATAAAGCAGTAACTTGCTTTTGAGAATTTAAGAGTGAGCCATGAGTTATAGTGACTAGATGTGAAGATGTCTGTGTTGGCATTCTATTATGACAATTTAAGTGCCAAACTTGTATTCTAGCCTGAACAGGAGGCCAGTCCACTCGTGCATGGACATATGCAGCAGGAATACCAACAGGCAGGACCAATACTTTATTTAGATATTGGTCCTGCCTGTTGGAATTCCTGCTGCATATGTCCATGCACAAGTGGACTGGCCTTGTGTTCAGGCTGGAGTTGGAGACTGAGACTACGAAGTTCTACACCATATACATGATGTACACTTTAGCATTACATGTCATGTAAATACACTAATACGACAATCtaaaccatgtctactcagaagtaagtcctaatgAATTCTGTGGTGCTTCCTGCCAGGAAAAGGTGGGGAGCTTCAGATTGCAGCCGAAATCCTGTTCTAGAAGACACATCTAAAAGTATGCAGAAGCAAGCTTATGAATTGCACAAGCTGGCAGCATACTTCTTactgttaaaaaaagagagggaaacaTTTATGTATAAATAAGGGGCATATTAAATTAGGATTATGGGAATGTGTGTTTCACTAattttcaattacagtggtacctctagtttcgaacttaattcgttccagaggtccgttcttaatctgaaactgttcttaactagaggtgtgcttttgctaatggggcctcttgctgctgctctgctgccAGCACATGATTTTCGTTgtcatcttggggcaaagttctcaacttgaggtaactcttccaggttagcagagtttgtaacctggagcgtttgtaactcgagctACCACTGTAGTCCCAactagcagttttttttttaatacttggcCATTTTTTCTACTGCATGACTTCTCTGTGGAACTTTTAAACTAGAATACTAGAATATATTTCTTCAAAATAACCAAGAACTGCTTAAGAAAAACTTGGCTTCTATTTTTCTCAACAACTTGTGTTAGCTTGCTTCTCTGCCTTTTAGGATTATTAATTATTAGCAAAACTCCAACTTTGCAGGTTAATATGACATGAGAAGGCATCATGGTTTCATGGTTTAGTACGCTtttgcataagaacataaataTTTCCTTTTTGCTAGAGGAAAACAATTTAGGGGGCAGTTAGCTGACTCTATGTAGTCAAATGCATTAAGTAACGGTTTTATTCAacaaagttctactcagagcagatccacttTAATTAATGTAATGCAATTTCCATCAATTTCAAATGGTCTACTTGGAGTATTATTAACACTGGATACAGCCCTGTTTACGGCAATAAAAATAAGTTTGACATGTGAGTCACATGTTTGTATGAGTAATCCCTCATCTTACACAGGGGTTCACTTCCAAGGGTTAGGCATAcatcacatatagtcaaaatcCTGGAGCCACCttgcagatgaggggaaaagacAGCATCCCTAGCAGTTCCAGAGCTGATGCAAGGCTTAAAACCTATTTTCACGCTAGGTAACTGTTCCCTGTAAAAAGTGTCCACTGGGGCTCCGATGCCTTTTCATTTAAAGGGTAGGGGAGAAGACATTGCCACTTGTCTGCATCAAATTACATATACATTTGCACCTTTGGAAGTCTTCAATAGTAACAGcacttagggggggggggtcgcttgGGAGCAGAAAGATTACAAGTAGGAAATGGTTTAAGAATATCCTTCCTTGCTCAACAGCTTTTGCCCTCCCAGAGCTGTTATTAAAGGTAGTAACAGTATCAGTACACTGTTACAGATGTTTGCATGCCAAGTGCAGTTTAGTCTCATGGCTCATTGGTCTTTTCTCATGAAAAAGTACTGTAAATATCATAGTCCATGTAGTGTATGTTAGATCAACAACAGAGCATTGCACTTGTTCTGCATATCTGCTAagttaaactgttcttaacccctACCTTCATGATTTCTATTATATTCCATGCTAGAAGAGAGTGGTTTATCTTTTATAATGCAGGAAGCTAGCTTGCTTCCAGACTAAAGAAAACCACTTCATTGTTTGCTAGCTTCAATGAAGGTACTTTCACTTAGTGGGAGTTTGCCAGCTTAGATCCACATATTTTGGCAGATCCAAACAATTGATATTCAATCAATAATCTCACACTTAACTTGGCAACAACTTTTCCATTGAAAGGTGACGTATTCCATACCCTCTACAAGAGTTTTTATTAAATGCCACCACAAAGATAGCTACTTTCCAACTCCACACAGGACCCgttgttcttttctctttgcaGAACACATTGAATGATTGCCCAAGACTTTAGCATGTAAAGCAAAAATTTCAGTTATCATGAAATAGGGTGATTTATTCCATTTTCTAGTGGTTTGGGCTGAGATGGTGCTGTAACTGAAGTATATTCTGCTGTAGAATGGTGGCTGACATCCACTTTAGCTAAAACCTCATAgtataaaagataaaaaacaggAGTTATTATTACCACCACTACCATTATCACTACAGCTGTTGACCATCTTATTCCCCAGTCTGCTCCATAATGAGGATCTTTCCGCTTGATGGGTTTACCGTCCGGTTCAAAGTTTAACTGTTGGGTTGATAAGGCAGAAACAACTTCATTAAGATTCTCTCTCTTTGTAGCATTACACTTCACTATTTGTTCTATATCACGGTCTACTTCTTTCAAAAAGTTACCAACAGTCTCTGTGGAGAATGGCTCAGCAGCTTGTGATGCATCTGGAGATTCTGTAGAGTACAAAGTAGAGGCAGATCTTGAAGCTTGCCTGCTTTT from Lacerta agilis isolate rLacAgi1 chromosome 11, rLacAgi1.pri, whole genome shotgun sequence harbors:
- the LYSMD3 gene encoding lysM and putative peptidoglycan-binding domain-containing protein 3; its protein translation is MTAKKQNFSFQLPAVVQPTVDNHLYTFGNGISSDSDVLEDETELYELRPRGREKVRRSTSRERIDDIVFITKDIKEGDTLNAIALQYCCSVADIKRVNNLITDQDFFALRTIKIPVKKFSVLTETHSFPKSRQASRSASTLYSTESPDASQAAEPFSTETVGNFLKEVDRDIEQIVKCNATKRENLNEVVSALSTQQLNFEPDGKPIKRKDPHYGADWGIRWSTAVVIMVVVVIITPVFYLLYYEVLAKVDVSHHSTAEYTSVTAPSQPKPLENGINHPIS
- the POLR3G gene encoding DNA-directed RNA polymerase III subunit RPC7 isoform X1, whose amino-acid sequence is MARSGRGRGRAALTFDIAAIGFVKGEALPEAVFGPSPLYPTTDYKPIPLKTGEDADYLLALKQELRGAMKRTPYFMTKKNESEGFVPVERYSKKYLQMNEKDLEWTPDWRRLPRELKPKKKTEKAGGKLKKAQTVTPKTNVDVLKKIEELEKKGDEEKSDEEEKDKEEEEEEGEPEEYEEEEHEEENDYIASYFEDGDDYGAGSDDDMDEATY